The Streptococcus sp. VT 162 genome has a window encoding:
- a CDS encoding metalloprotease: MYIEMVDETGQVSQEILHQTQEILEFAAKKIGKEDKEMAVTFVTNERSHELNLEYRDTDRSTDVISLEYKPELDIAFDEEDLLENPELAEMMSEFDAYIGELFISIDKAHEQAEEYGHSFEREMGFLAVHGFLHINGYDHYTPKEEAEMFGLQEEILTAYGLTRQ, translated from the coding sequence ATGTATATTGAAATGGTAGATGAAACTGGTCAAGTTTCACAAGAAATCTTGCACCAAACCCAAGAGATTTTGGAATTTGCAGCCAAAAAAATAGGAAAAGAAGACAAGGAGATGGCAGTCACTTTTGTGACCAATGAGCGTAGCCATGAACTCAACCTCGAGTACCGTGATACGGATCGTTCGACAGATGTCATCAGCCTTGAGTATAAACCAGAGTTGGACATTGCCTTTGATGAAGAAGATTTGCTTGAAAATCCTGAATTAGCAGAGATGATGTCTGAGTTTGATGCCTATATTGGGGAACTGTTCATCTCTATCGATAAAGCGCATGAGCAGGCTGAGGAATACGGTCACAGCTTTGAGCGTGAGATGGGCTTCTTGGCAGTACACGGCTTTTTACACATTAACGGCTACGATCACTACACTCCGAAAGAAGAAGCGGAGATGTTCGGTTTACAAGAAGAAATTTTGACAGCCTATGGACTCACAAGACAATAA
- a CDS encoding UDP kinase, producing MDSQDNKRKWKNRDLVSSLEFALTGILTAFKEERNMRKHAVTALVVILAGFVFQVSRIEWLFLLMSIFLVVAFEIINSAIENVVDLASHYHFSMLAKKAKDMAAGAVLVVSLFAAVTGALIFLPRIWDILF from the coding sequence ATGGACTCACAAGACAATAAACGAAAATGGAAAAATCGTGACTTGGTATCCAGTTTAGAATTTGCCCTTACAGGAATTCTGACTGCTTTCAAGGAAGAACGCAATATGCGAAAACATGCAGTGACGGCTCTAGTAGTCATCCTTGCAGGTTTTGTTTTTCAGGTGTCACGAATTGAATGGCTCTTTCTCCTAATGAGCATTTTCTTGGTAGTAGCCTTTGAGATTATTAACTCTGCTATTGAAAATGTGGTGGATCTAGCCAGTCACTATCACTTTTCTATGTTGGCAAAGAAAGCCAAGGACATGGCAGCAGGAGCCGTGCTAGTTGTCTCTCTTTTTGCTGCAGTGACAGGTGCACTTATCTTTCTCCCACGCATTTGGGATATACTATTTTAA
- the era gene encoding GTPase Era (Era; Escherichia coli Ras-like protein; Bex; Bacillus Era-complementing segment; essential protein in Escherichia coli that is involved in many cellular processes; GTPase; binds the cell membrane through apparent C-terminal domain; mutants are arrested during the cell cycle; Streptococcus pneumoniae Era binds to RNA and Escherichia coli Era binds 16S rRNA and 30S ribosome) gives MTFKSGFVAILGRPNVGKSTFLNHVMGQKIAIMSDKAQTTRNKIMGIYTTDKEQIVFIDTPGIHKPKTALGDFMVESAYSTLREVDTVLFMVPADEPRGKGDDMIIDRLKAAKVPVILVVNKIDKVHPDQLLAQIDDFRNQMDFKEIVPISALQGNNVSRLIDILSENLEEGFQYFPADQITDHPERFLVSEMIREKVLHLTREEIPHSVAVVVDSMKRDEETDKVHIRATIMVERDSQKGIIIGKGGAMLKKIGTMARRDIELMLGDKVFLETWVKVKKNWRDKKLDLADFGYNEKEY, from the coding sequence ATGACATTTAAATCAGGCTTTGTAGCTATTTTGGGACGTCCCAATGTCGGGAAGTCAACCTTTTTGAATCACGTCATGGGGCAAAAGATTGCCATTATGAGTGACAAGGCGCAAACAACGCGCAATAAAATCATGGGGATTTACACCACGGATAAGGAGCAAATCGTCTTTATCGATACACCGGGGATTCACAAGCCCAAAACAGCTCTTGGAGATTTCATGGTGGAATCAGCTTACAGCACCCTTCGTGAAGTGGATACTGTTCTATTCATGGTACCAGCTGATGAGCCACGTGGTAAGGGTGACGACATGATTATCGATCGTCTCAAGGCTGCCAAGGTTCCTGTGATTCTGGTGGTCAATAAGATTGACAAGGTCCACCCAGACCAGCTTTTGGCTCAGATTGATGATTTCCGAAATCAGATGGACTTCAAGGAAATTGTTCCTATCTCAGCCCTTCAGGGAAATAACGTTTCTCGACTAATCGATATTTTGAGTGAAAATCTAGAGGAAGGTTTCCAGTATTTCCCAGCTGATCAAATCACAGATCATCCTGAGCGTTTCTTGGTTTCTGAAATGATTCGTGAGAAAGTCTTGCACCTAACTCGAGAAGAGATTCCTCACTCAGTTGCAGTGGTAGTTGACTCCATGAAGCGTGATGAAGAGACAGACAAGGTTCATATCCGTGCAACCATCATGGTCGAGCGTGATAGCCAAAAGGGCATCATCATCGGAAAAGGTGGCGCTATGCTCAAGAAAATAGGGACCATGGCCCGTCGTGATATCGAACTCATGCTAGGGGACAAGGTTTTCCTAGAAACTTGGGTCAAGGTCAAGAAAAACTGGCGTGATAAAAAGCTAGATTTGGCTGACTTTGGCTATAACGAAAAAGAATACTAA